Proteins from a genomic interval of Ptychodera flava strain L36383 chromosome 7, AS_Pfla_20210202, whole genome shotgun sequence:
- the LOC139137187 gene encoding uncharacterized protein has protein sequence MDTFPLGTPLRLLTVTIIAFVSLITVAMTAPTGANSCRTEDHKYFFDPLCCRMCPPGHKVESHCTLSNSASSCVPCPEGYFKSHWSGDTHCTVIDKCDKRFEHVSKLASLDRTTNNECACDVGYKYTDTQELCIEAPDEQQTPLPVPKEHSTQELPLISQHVLPPVVTQEYSTAADRQTSTYPSAETSTVLPLQPADNDMTDEIKSNQKKINVLFAVIIIVICTAVVVALILVIVCCIKGLYCFKKCRTKAATNTTNNRGEQLPSNDGAGDENFSMLGSAGNNQSSETAAASTNTATSGGDALPGSDVGGEEIALVTTEQPESTRNDQATETAEDADDEGCATRSTVSRADSTESGESHPERSSSESGICREDSIEGQDLNSSSPDVCYSMTEKHRAILRNSMTYIVENLPVSPVLDRMPLFTNEDVAKITNRINDEYEQRRQVIYTLMTKGPDAFDEFVRVLDKVCPHLASALKSQN, from the exons ATGGATACCTTCCCGCTCGGGACCCCGCTGCGGTTGTTAACTGTGACGATTATAGCG TTTGTAAGCCTGATAACTGTTGCAATGACTGCACCAACAGGAGCAAACTCATGCCGTACAGAAGAtcacaaatatttctttgaccCCCTCTGCTGCCGGATGTGTCCACCAG GTCATAAAGTTGAAAGTCACTGCACATTGTCAAACAGTGCTAGTAGTTGTGTGCCGTGTCCTGAGGGCTACTTCAAGAGTCACTGGAGTGGCGATACACATTGCACCGTGATTGACAAATGCGACAAGAGATTCGAGCATGTGAGTAAACTGGCATCCCTTGATAGAACCACGAATAATGAGTGTGCATGCGATGTTGGATATAAGTATACTGACACACAGGAGCTATGTATTGAAGCACCAGATGAACAGCAGACACCTCTTCCAG TTCCAAAGGAGCACTCAACTCAAGAACTGCCTCTGATCTCACAGCACGTTTTACCTCCAGTAGTAACCCAAGAGTACTCTACAGCAGCCGACAGACAGACTTCTACATATCCTTCAGCTGAAACTTCCACAGTACTGCCTCTTCAACCAGCTGATAATGAcatgacagatgaaataaaatcaaatcagaaaaaaatcaatgtacTATTTGCAGTGATCATTATTGTGATCTGTACGGCAGTCGTGGTTGCACTCATCCTAGTTATAGTCTGCTGTATAAAAGGGCTGTACTGCTTCAAGAAGTGTAGAACCAAAG CAGCAACCAATACTACCAACAATCGAGGAGAACAGTTGCCAAGCAATGATGGTGCAGGAGATGAAAACTTTTCAATGTTAGGGAGCGCTGGAAATAATCAGTCTTCAGAGACAGCAGCAGCCT CAACCAACACTGCCACCAGTGGAGGAGATGCACTGCCAGGTTCTGATGTTGGTGGGGAAGAAATCGCCCTGGTGACTACAGAACAACCAGAAAGCACCAGAAATGACCAAGCCACAGAGACAGCAGAAGATGCAGATGATGAAGGCTGTGCTACTCGGTCAACTGTTTCAAGAGCTGACAGCACAGAGTCGGGTGAAAGCCACCCTGAGAGATCCTCCTCTGAGTCTGGTATCTGCAGAGAAGATTCCATAGAAG GCCAAGATCTAAACTCTTCATCCCCGGATGTTTGTTATTCGATGACAGAGAAGCATAGAGCCATTCTCCGCAATTCAATGACATATATTGTGGAAAATCTTCCAGTGTCACCTGTACTGGATAGAATGCCG TTATTTACAAATGAAGATGTTGCCAAAATCACTAATAGAATTAATGATGAGTATGAACAAAGACGGCAGGTGATATATACCCTGATGACCAAAGGCCCCGATGCATTTGATGAGTTTGTGAGAGTACTGGATAAAGTGTGTCCCCATCTGGCGTCAGCGCTGAAATCACAAAACTAA